Within Gemmatimonadota bacterium, the genomic segment CGCGCGCTCCAGGAGCTGCGTGCACAGCGTCACGGAATCGGGCGCGCTCTCGTCGAAGAAGCCGTCGATGCGGAAGTACAGGTAGAAGGCGCCTTCCGGCTCTATGTACCCGACGCCGGGGAGGTGCTCGGCGAAGTCCGCCAGCAGGCGGGTGCGCCTGCGCGCGAACGTGTCCCTCAGTTGCGCGACCGCTCGGTCCTGCTGGGCGGTGTCGGTGTAGGCTGTCAGCGCGGCCCACTGCGCCATGGTCGCCGGCGCCGTGGTGATGTGCGACTGCACCGCGGCCATCTTCCGCGCCAGCTCCGGCGCCGAGTAGGTGTAGCCGATGCGCCAGCCGGTCATCGCGAACGCCTTGGACGCGCCGTTGATCACCACCACCCGCTCCCGCAGCTCGGGGCTCAGGTCGAGCATCCCCGGAGCGCGCTCGGCGACGTAGCAGATGCGAGCGTAGATCTCGTCGCTCAGGATCCATACGTCGCGATCGGCCGCCCAGCGGGCGACTGCCTCCAGTTCGTCGAGCCGGTGCACGGTGCCGGCCGGGTTCGACGGCGAGTTGAGGATCAGGCCGCGTACCGCCGGGTCCCAGGCGCGCTCCAACGCGTCGACGTCGACGCGGCCGCCGCGCCCCGGCGGGACCTCCACCGGTTCGGCGCGCGCGAGATGCACCAGAAACGGATAGCTGGTCCAGTACGGCGTCGGCACCAGCACCTTGTCGCCCGGGCCGAAGAGCGTGAAAGCGGCGTTGAAGAGCGACTGCTTGGCTCCGGCCGAGACCACGACTCCCTCTGCGGACGGCTGCGCCGGATACTGGCGCGCCAGGTCGGCGGCGATCGCGCGTCTGAGCTCGGGGATGCCGGGGGCCGGAGTATACCGGGTCTTGCCGGCGCGGATGGCGTCGGCGCCCGCCTCGCGGATGAAGTCGGGCGTTCCGCTGTCGGGTTGGCCGGCGCTCAGGTCGACGATCGCTCGGCCGGCCGCCCGCAGCTCGCCCGCTCGGGCGGCGACGGCGAGGGTGGCCGATGGTCGGATGGGCTGGACGTTCGGACTGTATTTCACCCGCGGAATATGTCCGGTTCGCGCGGCGCGGGGTAGGCCCCGTCGGCTTGCCGCGTGCGCCGCGGCCGGAGAGATTGCCAGCCCCGCGAGCGGCCGATCGCGCGCGGGGCCGAGTCACTTTTTTCGAAACCGACGCGAAACGCCGAACATGGCCGCATACGAACGCATCACCGCGCTGCCGGCGGAGGCCGTCCTGCGCACGGCTGAGGGGTTCCTGACGGGGAGGATTCCGCTCAGCCGCACCGCGGGCGACGACCACTCGGTAACCCTCGCCGGCGGCGACGGCACCGTGGAGATCCACGTGCACGCGCACGGCCTGGCCACCGTGGTCGAGGCGCGTACGGACGGGCTTCGAACCTCCCGAATCGATACCGAGACGCAGCACTTCCTGAACGAGCTGCCCTACGAGCCGGGCGACCGGCCGGGCGGCTAGCCCACATGTCCGACTTCGGTGACATCGAGCTGCACGAAGCGCTGGCCGACGCGGTGCGGGCGGCCGGCTGGAGCGCTCCCACGTCTCTGCAGGCGGGATCGTTCGCGCT encodes:
- a CDS encoding pyridoxal phosphate-dependent aminotransferase, which encodes MKYSPNVQPIRPSATLAVAARAGELRAAGRAIVDLSAGQPDSGTPDFIREAGADAIRAGKTRYTPAPGIPELRRAIAADLARQYPAQPSAEGVVVSAGAKQSLFNAAFTLFGPGDKVLVPTPYWTSYPFLVHLARAEPVEVPPGRGGRVDVDALERAWDPAVRGLILNSPSNPAGTVHRLDELEAVARWAADRDVWILSDEIYARICYVAERAPGMLDLSPELRERVVVINGASKAFAMTGWRIGYTYSAPELARKMAAVQSHITTAPATMAQWAALTAYTDTAQQDRAVAQLRDTFARRRTRLLADFAEHLPGVGYIEPEGAFYLYFRIDGFFDESAPDSVTLCTQLLERAGVAVVPGVAFGDDRYARLSFAASDDDLAKGVALMAEALVGASA